From a region of the Vaginimicrobium propionicum genome:
- the nadA gene encoding quinolinate synthase NadA, which yields MTSTLEATTSQWQAEVRRLARERDAVILAHNYQAPEIQDVADHVGDSLALSRIAATSNASTIVFAGVHFMAETAKLLSPDKRVLIPDQNAGCSLADCITADQLRAWKAEHPNAVVVSYVNTTAAVKAETDICCTSSNAVDVVRSIPEEREILFCPDQFLGAHVRRVTGRNNIFTWMGECHVHADISPNQLVSAVQQSGNAKLYIHPECGCTTSALWLADKGDLDLENTLVLSTGGMLDTARKEQGDKVLVATEVGMLHQLRAVNKHTDFQPVNPGAVCPFMKMTTPEKLLACLGDPAETKRFEVNVAEDIAVRARAAVERMIKIGQPGSGE from the coding sequence ATGACCAGCACCCTTGAAGCCACCACTTCCCAATGGCAAGCCGAGGTTCGCCGGCTAGCGCGCGAGCGGGACGCAGTGATACTCGCCCACAATTACCAGGCGCCAGAGATTCAAGACGTAGCCGACCATGTCGGAGATTCCTTGGCGCTGTCGCGAATCGCTGCGACGTCCAATGCCTCGACCATCGTCTTTGCTGGCGTGCATTTCATGGCCGAAACAGCGAAACTACTATCCCCTGACAAGCGGGTATTGATTCCTGACCAAAACGCTGGATGTTCCCTTGCAGACTGCATAACCGCCGACCAATTGCGGGCATGGAAAGCCGAACACCCTAACGCAGTAGTCGTCTCCTATGTAAACACCACCGCAGCAGTGAAAGCAGAAACCGACATTTGCTGTACCTCATCTAATGCGGTTGACGTGGTGCGATCAATACCCGAAGAGCGAGAGATTTTATTCTGCCCAGACCAATTCTTAGGCGCCCATGTTCGACGAGTGACTGGACGCAATAACATCTTTACCTGGATGGGCGAATGCCACGTTCACGCCGACATTTCCCCTAATCAGCTAGTTTCAGCAGTGCAGCAAAGCGGAAACGCGAAACTCTATATTCACCCGGAATGCGGCTGCACCACCAGCGCACTGTGGTTGGCAGATAAAGGTGACTTAGACCTAGAAAATACTTTGGTGCTTTCCACCGGCGGAATGTTGGATACTGCCCGAAAAGAACAGGGCGACAAGGTCTTGGTTGCTACCGAAGTGGGCATGCTGCACCAACTTCGAGCAGTCAACAAACACACAGATTTTCAACCGGTAAACCCTGGCGCAGTATGCCCATTCATGAAGATGACAACCCCCGAAAAACTGTTAGCTTGTTTAGGCGACCCAGCCGAGACTAAACGATTCGAAGTAAACGTTGCGGAAGACATTGCCGTGCGGGCGAGAGCCGCTGTAGAGCGCATGATTAAAATCGGCCAACCTGGTAGCGGGGAATAG
- a CDS encoding NrtR DNA-binding winged helix domain-containing protein: MTNKPARDVAGVALYRHEAIGALLQVRQIDDEMKLCVLVSKRQRAPFIGHFALPSGAVEADEGIADSVLRHLSQKFDIGGLTYLEQLDTRSDPFRDPAQRTIGTSYLGLAPLGLTTHLPAGAKWVPVSRTGQMAFDHADIVAGALARLRAKLSYTNIGFALVPQEFTISQLCSVYVAALGHSVAPTNLQRILTRRGQLVCTDKFSQPDAKGGRPARLFRFTTRQLVVTDPFAVLRPE; encoded by the coding sequence GTGACCAACAAACCAGCTCGAGACGTTGCCGGCGTGGCCTTATATCGGCACGAAGCGATTGGCGCACTGCTTCAAGTCCGCCAAATCGATGACGAGATGAAGCTGTGTGTTTTGGTCTCCAAACGACAGCGCGCGCCTTTTATTGGTCATTTCGCCTTGCCAAGCGGGGCAGTTGAGGCGGACGAGGGCATTGCCGATTCGGTTCTGCGTCATCTTTCCCAAAAATTTGATATCGGTGGCCTGACTTATTTAGAACAGCTGGATACCCGATCTGATCCCTTTCGCGATCCGGCTCAGCGCACCATTGGAACGAGTTATCTTGGGTTAGCTCCCTTGGGGTTGACGACGCATTTGCCGGCTGGGGCAAAATGGGTGCCGGTCAGCCGCACTGGCCAGATGGCTTTTGACCACGCCGACATTGTGGCGGGTGCTCTCGCCCGACTGCGCGCCAAGTTGAGCTATACCAATATTGGCTTCGCCTTGGTGCCCCAAGAGTTCACCATCAGCCAGCTGTGTAGCGTCTACGTTGCCGCGCTTGGCCACTCCGTTGCTCCAACCAATCTGCAGCGGATATTAACTAGGCGTGGTCAGTTAGTGTGCACCGATAAGTTTTCGCAACCGGACGCCAAAGGGGGTCGTCCGGCTCGACTATTTAGGTTCACCACTAGGCAGTTGGTGGTCACTGATCCATTTGCCGTGTTGCGTCCAGAATGA
- a CDS encoding ROK family protein has product MKAPQSLMPSLHEAKGKRGSAASSSGVRAQTLRATNLSLALKNILKNPGSTSRSSIAGTTGTTRATASRLVDELVSANIVEEFEPTAEYGRGRPPVFLAPKPLTVLALGLEVSVSYLSARLIDLTGETISEKMVFDDFADSNPPEVMTRLSKLARQVMPKNLSDAIFVGSGLAIPGIVSKTHLHIAPNLGWRNLSQAELLAPLAEFNVQVVRNEADLGAYAVAMPKPGVPDGPASFIYVSGEVGIGGGIIINHQPLPGTHGWSGEIGHISTDPNGPSCRCGSNGCLEAYIGQRSLLERSRLPKTASYEDLLLAAKDAKSPAHQALKEGGLALGRALATVINLLDIPTVVIGGSVAKIAPVLKPIALDEMKIRVLQSKWLQPEIIIADESSQFATQGAAHMVLQKLVENPLYWTHSRL; this is encoded by the coding sequence ATGAAGGCACCACAATCTTTGATGCCTAGTTTGCATGAGGCGAAGGGCAAGCGAGGCAGCGCAGCCAGTTCAAGTGGGGTGCGCGCCCAGACATTGCGCGCCACCAACCTTTCGCTGGCATTGAAAAACATCCTTAAAAACCCCGGCTCGACATCGAGATCCAGCATTGCCGGGACAACTGGCACCACCAGGGCTACAGCGTCACGGCTAGTTGATGAGTTAGTTAGCGCAAATATCGTCGAAGAATTTGAGCCAACCGCCGAGTACGGACGCGGCCGTCCACCAGTCTTCTTGGCTCCAAAGCCCCTAACTGTATTGGCTTTAGGATTGGAAGTTAGCGTCTCATATTTATCTGCTCGACTCATTGATTTAACTGGCGAGACGATCAGCGAAAAGATGGTTTTCGACGATTTTGCGGACTCGAATCCGCCGGAGGTCATGACGCGATTATCTAAACTGGCTCGCCAGGTGATGCCTAAAAATCTTTCTGACGCCATTTTTGTCGGTAGCGGCTTGGCGATTCCAGGCATTGTCTCTAAAACTCATCTGCACATCGCGCCAAACCTAGGCTGGCGCAACCTTTCCCAGGCCGAGCTGCTGGCACCGTTGGCCGAGTTCAACGTCCAAGTGGTCAGAAATGAAGCAGATTTAGGCGCCTACGCCGTAGCCATGCCGAAACCAGGCGTCCCCGATGGGCCGGCATCATTTATTTATGTGTCTGGCGAGGTTGGCATCGGCGGCGGAATCATAATTAACCATCAACCTTTGCCTGGCACACACGGCTGGTCGGGTGAGATCGGTCACATCTCCACTGACCCAAACGGGCCGTCCTGTCGTTGCGGGTCGAATGGTTGTTTGGAAGCATATATCGGCCAGCGTTCTCTACTGGAAAGATCACGGTTACCAAAGACAGCCAGCTACGAGGATCTACTATTAGCGGCCAAAGATGCTAAGTCTCCAGCGCATCAGGCCTTGAAAGAGGGCGGATTAGCGTTGGGACGAGCCTTGGCTACCGTCATCAATTTATTGGACATTCCGACGGTTGTCATTGGCGGTTCGGTAGCCAAAATTGCGCCAGTCTTAAAACCGATAGCCCTGGACGAAATGAAGATACGGGTATTGCAATCGAAATGGCTACAACCCGAAATCATCATTGCGGACGAATCCAGCCAATTCGCCACCCAAGGGGCGGCACACATGGTGTTACAGAAACTGGTAGAAAACCCGCTGTATTGGACGCATTCGAGACTTTGA